taaaaaacaataaaaaaatattaaaattttgaacATATATTACTGCTGAGTAATCAAACTGTACATTAAccatatttgtttgttgttttcagaGGAATAATGTGTTTATCAATGACAACGTACTGCAGGCGGCTCATGAGTTCGGCGTGGTGAAGGTCGTTTCTTGCCTCTCCACATGTATCTTTCCAGATAAAACCACCTACCCTATAGATGAGACCATGGTAAATTCACGCACACAGAGTTTTTGTACACAAATATTGGGatggtttgtgttttttttaaaggacaaATTTTCCTTGATCATTTACAATTCATTCTTTTGTGAAAGGATACAGTAACTTCTGCAGAAACTTTAGAAACCAGCAGATCAATCAGTTTCATTTGGTTTATGATTTGAGAGAGATAACGAGCCGTGTTTCGCTCTCACTCTGTTTCAGATCCACAACGGTCCACCCCATGAGTCTAATTTCGGTTATTCCTACGCCAAACGGATGATTGATGTCCAGAACAGGTCAGTGTCAAAGTTCATTGGTCATGAGCTTTTTTTGGGTGTATCCTATTAAAGCATGTCTGAAACACATTTcagaagaggaaaaaataacattctaaatattttttattgtagagAAACCTCTTGCAGAGAATTGTTCGATTCAGGGGTGgggtgtttgtttttatctttaGTAAACCAAtcagagtgtgtgtttgtccaCTAGGGCGTATTTCCAGCAGTACGGTCGGCGATACACAGCCGTCATCCCCACAAATGTATTTGGACCCTATGACAACTTCAGCATTGAGGACGGACACGTCCTGCCAGGGTTGATCCACAAGACGTACTTGGCAAAGAGTGAGAGATATTTAACTTTCCAGAGTTTAATGAGAGCTTCATTCAAGTTGTGTTCAAATGgtaaacatatttcatgtgtttatgtgtaGAGGAAGGTAAACCTCTGCAGGTCTGGGGTTCAGGTCGACCCTTGCGGCAGTTCATCTATTCTCTGGATCTGGCTCGTCTGTTTCTGTGGGTTCTGAGGGAGTATGACGAGGTGGACCCCATCATTCTATCAGGTACTCGACCCGTGTTTGACACAGTGTccttaaatattcattttaatctaCGTGTAGGTCATAAGTCTTAAATGATAAGGCAAACCAATTTCAttacatatgtatgtattgaATAAAACGTGTCTTGAGTATTTTAAACATGCAGTTACCTGCAAGATACATGCAAGATACCTTGTTTGTTTCTCATTGTCTTTGTATCTTGTTCTCTAGTCGGAGAAGAGGATGAGGTGTCCATAAAGTTTGCTGCGGACGCTGTGGTTGAAGCGTTGGCCTTTGAGAGCGATGTGATTGTATCctttcacacacaaacaaacaaaaaaaaacataagcatCATAACAGTAGATcttgaatgacagaattttccctTTGGAGGGAACTAACTCTCTAAACAGATGAACCTTAACTAAGCACTCTCAGTATGACACAAGTAAAGCAGATGGACAGTTCAAGAAAACCGCCAGTAACGCCAAACTACGCAAATACCTCCCAGACTTCAAGTTCACACCGTTCAAAGCAGGTAATCATTCATTTACTAAATGTTTTTCCAATAGCAGTAAAAGTAAGAAGCTTTATAGAAGCTTTTCTTTCTTCCAGCTATCAAGGAGACGTGTGATTGGTTTGTGGCCAATTATGACAGCGCCCGTAAATGAAGATCTGCACATCTCGCTGGCCGTGGGGAGTCTGAACACTGTTCAATACTTGAAAGCAAACAAAGATTGATCAAACACCTTGAACAACACAATCATTTTTACGAAGATGACAAACTCAAGGAACACTGCCGTCTAAGCCCtccttttatgtttatttaaagtttttcttaaaatatattcattttagagaaatgcagtTACTAAGGCTGcacaatgctgtttttttaaatgcattgatTAGATGCATAAACTCCTTCAGACAGCATCGCATGAGCTAGCGGCGCCATCTAGCAGCTTGTCGCCGAACACCCTTGTATCTCAACCaaggtttaaaataaacactaagcgcccaaatgaatgaaaacatccgCGTTGGTGagtatttgaaaatgtgtacaattttcattctaataatgcatttataaataatgaaaaactatAAATAGTGCAATTTAATTGcggtttaattaaataacatatatGTAGTAGCAAAAGCTTGTATCATACAAAGTCACGTGGTTTCAGCAAACGAAGCGAGGCTTCGTTGTCGAACTCTTTCAAACCTTGGTTTCGAAACATCACAGAATTCGTCACTAGATGGTGATCTCGTGAACCAATGAAGGAGTTTCTAACAGTTGACCTTGAGTAAGTTTTATGGTGTAAGT
This is a stretch of genomic DNA from Labeo rohita strain BAU-BD-2019 chromosome 20, IGBB_LRoh.1.0, whole genome shotgun sequence. It encodes these proteins:
- the LOC127182878 gene encoding GDP-L-fucose synthase-like, which produces MDGSVGPMRVLVTGGSGLVGRAIERVVKQEGEGREGEEWIFLSSKDADLMSTEETRAVFKKHRPTHVIHLAAMVGGLFKNMRQNLDFWRNNVFINDNVLQAAHEFGVVKVVSCLSTCIFPDKTTYPIDETMIHNGPPHESNFGYSYAKRMIDVQNRAYFQQYGRRYTAVIPTNVFGPYDNFSIEDGHVLPGLIHKTYLAKKEGKPLQVWGSGRPLRQFIYSLDLARLFLWVLREYDEVDPIILSVGEEDEVSIKFAADAVVEALAFESDVIYDTSKADGQFKKTASNAKLRKYLPDFKFTPFKAAIKETCDWFVANYDSARK